A DNA window from Pleurodeles waltl isolate 20211129_DDA chromosome 12, aPleWal1.hap1.20221129, whole genome shotgun sequence contains the following coding sequences:
- the LOC138267341 gene encoding excitatory amino acid transporter 4-like isoform X2 has product MMDEKQDNANSLFLKEDTEKMNNAESGVQRLQQAVQTRASRAKKHVRCITRESAMSFLKHNAFVILTVAGVILGIILAFALRPYNMTYRQVKYFSFPGELLMRLLQMLVLPLIISSLVSGMASLDSKASGKMGLRAVFYYMATTFIAVFIGIVMVIIIHPGKGTKEDLHGETKIERVQTADAFMDLVRNMFPPNLVEACFKQYKTQYSTRLIQVPLLQLGNASATTDASFLLVNLSSILDNVTRAVGSLQEMMTIEEVVPIPGSANGVNALGLVVFSMCFGLVIGNMKEQGRPLREFFDSLNEAIMRLVAVIIW; this is encoded by the exons ATGATGGATGAAAAACAAGACAATGCAAACAGCCTGTTCCTCAAGGAGGATACGGAGAAGATGAACAACGCTGAGAGTGGGGTTCAGCGACTACAGCAGGCCGTGCAGACGCGAGCATCACGAGCCAAAAAGCATGTGCGTTGCATCACACGGGAGAGTGCAATGAGCTTCCTGAAACACAACGCCTTTGTCATCCTCACAGTCGCCGGTGTTATTCTCG GTATTATTTTGGCCTTCGCCCTGCGGCCCTACAACATGACCTATCGCCAGGTGAAGTACTTTTCGTTCCCTGGGGAGCTGCTGATGAGACTGCTTCAGATGCTGGTCCTGCCTCTCATTATCTCTAGCTTGGTCTCAG GCATGGCCTCTCTGGACAGTAAGGCTTCCGGCAAGATGGGGCTCCGGGCTGTGTTCTACTACATGGCGACAACCTTTATCGCAGTGTTTATCGGCATCGTCATGGTGATCATCATCCATCCTGGGAAAGGGACCAAGGAGGACCTCCATGGTGAGACGAAGATCGAGCGGGTGCAGACGGCGGATGCTTTCATGGACCTCGTCAG AAACATGTTCCCGCCCAACCTGGTGGAAGCCTGCTTTAAACAG TACAAGACGCAGTACAGCACCAGACTCATTCAGGTTCCGCTGCTGCAGTTGGGCAACGCTTCGGCCACCACTGATGCGTCCTTTTTGTTAGTGAACCTGAGCAGCATATTGGACAATGTCACGAGGGCGGTGGGCAGCCTGCAGGAGATGATGACCATTGAGGAAGTGGTGCCTATACCAGGCTCTGCAAATGGTGTCAATGCCCTGGGGCTGGTGGTCTTCTCTATGTGCTTTGGGCTTGTGATTGGAAACATGAAAGAACAGGGGCGACCCCTCCGCGAGTTCTTCGATAGTCTGAACGAGGCCATCATGAGACTTGTCGCTGTTATCATATGGTGA